In one window of Musa acuminata AAA Group cultivar baxijiao chromosome BXJ3-2, Cavendish_Baxijiao_AAA, whole genome shotgun sequence DNA:
- the LOC135632070 gene encoding ATP synthase small subunit 6-A, mitochondrial-like, with the protein MKTFDPWPVFFKREFNRNWPFLVGFAITGCIIVKMTAGLTEEDAKNSKFVQEHKRK; encoded by the exons ATGAAGACGTTCGATCCGTGGCCCGTGTTCTTCAAGAGGGAGTTTAACCGCAACTGGCCCTTCCTCGTCGGATTCGCCATCACCGGCTGCATCATTGTTAAGATGACCGCCGGCCTCACCG AGGAGGATGCCAAGAACTCCAAATTCGTGCAGGAGCACAAAAGAAA GTAA
- the LOC135584319 gene encoding glycine-rich RNA-binding protein 5, mitochondrial-like isoform X3 → MMRCWRVKDSWAAIIPARRLWLRHACSKLFVVGLSYDTNEIALRDAFAEHGEVVEVLLASQKDMALSNFLQKKRQPLHCKRWMVRHYETYL, encoded by the exons ATGATGCGGTGTTGGAGGGTCAAAGACTCGTGGGCTGCGATTATTCCTGCAAGGAGGCTGTGGCTTCGCCATGCTTGTAGTAAATTGTTTGTCGTAG GCCTTTCTTATGATACCAATGAAATTGCCCTGAGAGATGCTTTTGCTGAACATGGTGAAGTTGTAGAAG TACTACTAGCAAGTCAAAAGGATATGGCTTTATCCAATTTTCTTCAGAAAAAGAGGCAACCATTGCATTGCAAAAGATGGATGGTGAG GCATTATGAAACATACTTATGA
- the LOC135584319 gene encoding glycine-rich RNA-binding protein 5, mitochondrial-like isoform X2, translated as MMRCWRVKDSWAAIIPARRLWLRHACSKLFVVGLSYDTNEIALRDAFAEHGEVVEVKVICDRSTTSKSKGYGFIQFSSEKEATIALQKMDGEAL; from the exons ATGATGCGGTGTTGGAGGGTCAAAGACTCGTGGGCTGCGATTATTCCTGCAAGGAGGCTGTGGCTTCGCCATGCTTGTAGTAAATTGTTTGTCGTAG GCCTTTCTTATGATACCAATGAAATTGCCCTGAGAGATGCTTTTGCTGAACATGGTGAAGTTGTAGAAG TCAAAGTTATATGTGATCGTAGTACTACTAGCAAGTCAAAAGGATATGGCTTTATCCAATTTTCTTCAGAAAAAGAGGCAACCATTGCATTGCAAAAGATGGATGGTGAG GCATTATGA
- the LOC103974346 gene encoding histone H2B.2, giving the protein MAPRAEKKPAEKKPAAAEEKEKRAEKQPKAGKHLPSKDGAAIDKKKKKAKKGSETYKIYIFKVLKQVHPDIGISSKAMSIMNSFINDIFEKLAQEAARLARYNKKPTITSREIQTSVRLVLPGELAKHAVSEGTKAVTKFTSS; this is encoded by the coding sequence ATGGCGCCGAGAGCGGAGAAGAAGCCGGCGGAGAAGAAGCCTGCTGCggcggaagagaaggagaagagggcgGAGAAGCAGCCCAAGGCCGGGAAGCACCTCCCCTCCAAGGACGGCGCCGCCatcgacaagaagaagaagaaggcgaagaaGGGGAGCGAGACGTACAAGATCTACATCTTCAAGGTGCTGAAGCAGGTGCACCCGGACATCGGCATTTCCAGCAAGGCCATGTCCATCATGAACTCCTTCATCAACGACATCTTCGAGAAGCTGGCCCAGGAGGCCGCCCGCCTCGCCCGCTACAACAAGAAGCCCACCATCACCTCCCGCGAGATCCAAACGTCGGTCCGCCTCGTCCTCCCCGGCGAGCTCGCCAAGCACGCCGTGTCCGAGGGCACCAAGGCCGTGACCAAGTTCACCAGTTCCTGA
- the LOC135584319 gene encoding glycine-rich RNA-binding protein 2, mitochondrial-like isoform X1, with protein sequence MMRCWRVKDSWAAIIPARRLWLRHACSKLFVVGLSYDTNEIALRDAFAEHGEVVEVKVICDRSTTSKSKGYGFIQFSSEKEATIALQKMDGEFLDGRYIRVHYANKG encoded by the exons ATGATGCGGTGTTGGAGGGTCAAAGACTCGTGGGCTGCGATTATTCCTGCAAGGAGGCTGTGGCTTCGCCATGCTTGTAGTAAATTGTTTGTCGTAG GCCTTTCTTATGATACCAATGAAATTGCCCTGAGAGATGCTTTTGCTGAACATGGTGAAGTTGTAGAAG TCAAAGTTATATGTGATCGTAGTACTACTAGCAAGTCAAAAGGATATGGCTTTATCCAATTTTCTTCAGAAAAAGAGGCAACCATTGCATTGCAAAAGATGGATGGTGAG TTTCTGGATGGAAGATATATTCGTGTACACTACGCAAACAAGGGATGA